In Arthrobacter sp. B3I4, the following proteins share a genomic window:
- a CDS encoding Lrp/AsnC family transcriptional regulator — MQQLDATDRRILLALDADPRVPIMVLAQRLGLARGTVQSRLERMTASGALRANSSRVVPSALGRGVAAAVSAELDQSHLDEAIAALRNIPEVLECHAPAGDTDLLIRVVASSPDDLYRVSEEIRLCPGIVRTSTSMFLREVIPYRTTGLLGG; from the coding sequence TTGCAGCAACTGGACGCGACCGATCGGCGCATTCTCCTGGCTCTCGATGCCGATCCCCGGGTGCCGATCATGGTCCTGGCCCAAAGACTTGGCCTGGCCCGCGGCACAGTCCAGTCCCGGCTGGAGCGGATGACAGCGTCGGGAGCCCTCCGGGCCAACAGCAGCCGGGTGGTGCCGTCGGCGCTGGGGCGCGGAGTCGCGGCGGCAGTGAGCGCGGAACTGGACCAGAGCCACCTGGACGAAGCGATCGCCGCGCTGCGGAACATCCCGGAAGTGCTGGAATGCCACGCCCCCGCCGGGGACACCGACCTGCTGATCCGGGTCGTGGCGTCCAGCCCCGACGATCTCTACCGGGTCTCGGAGGAGATCCGCCTGTGCCCGGGCATCGTACGGACCTCCACCAGCATGTTCCTGCGCGAGGTCATTCCGTACCGAACAACTGGACTGCTGGGCGGCTGA
- a CDS encoding Lrp/AsnC family transcriptional regulator, with amino-acid sequence MIDHIDRNILRHLREDGRMTATALAAKVGLTVAPCHRRLRDLEKSGVIRGYRADIDPAAVGLGFEAIVFVTLRQVDRATMEIFENRVAENPNIVEAQRLFGEPDYLLRVIAEDLPAYQRFYDAELTSLPGVERLTSTLVMKNLKAYAGPPV; translated from the coding sequence GTGATTGACCATATCGACAGAAATATTTTGCGCCACCTGCGTGAGGACGGGCGGATGACTGCGACGGCGCTCGCGGCGAAGGTCGGGCTGACGGTCGCCCCGTGCCACCGCAGGCTCCGGGACCTGGAGAAGTCCGGCGTGATCCGCGGCTACCGGGCCGACATCGACCCGGCCGCCGTTGGCCTCGGCTTCGAGGCGATCGTGTTCGTCACGCTGCGGCAGGTCGACCGCGCCACCATGGAGATCTTTGAGAACCGGGTGGCGGAGAACCCCAACATTGTCGAAGCGCAGCGGTTGTTCGGCGAACCGGACTACCTGCTCAGGGTCATCGCTGAGGATTTGCCGGCATACCAGCGGTTCTACGACGCGGAACTGACCTCACTGCCGGGAGTGGAGCGGCTCACCTCGACGCTGGTGATGAAAAACCTGAAGGCTTACGCCGGGCCGCCGGTCTGA